In one Gemmatimonadota bacterium genomic region, the following are encoded:
- a CDS encoding alpha/beta hydrolase, whose amino-acid sequence MSRSLLFATILVAACGGAAPVPPVAAPLPEAVPRATAAKSYAALDSASARITVFVATSRRSVNSERPGDRFGPDDADQLQYAAVGVNVPPYTVRGIGELPRPGSLRSAINYSPDPKKEFFVTSVIAADSNRFVQRVADDLALSHARDVLVFVHGFNVSFEDAAVRAAQVAADIGFDGTVILFSWPSAASVTAYVRDQQTARNAGFYLQRLLTRVLPLAKPDHVHLLGHSMGSEVIAKALSLTAVDAPLPRFEQVVFAAPDLDARVFRREIAPLLLPRAARVTLYASSDDEALRASRSVNGVWRLGLGGDSLTVIDGMDTIDATRVRGDALGHTLFGNQGFLSDLAVLLHDGKSPVDRRLLAVKRGDLTFYRFRGDPK is encoded by the coding sequence ATGTCACGCAGCCTGCTGTTCGCCACCATCCTCGTGGCCGCCTGTGGCGGTGCCGCGCCGGTTCCGCCGGTTGCCGCACCACTTCCCGAAGCCGTGCCGCGCGCCACCGCCGCAAAGTCGTACGCGGCGCTCGACAGCGCCTCGGCGCGCATCACGGTGTTCGTTGCTACCTCGCGCCGCTCCGTGAACTCTGAACGTCCGGGCGATCGCTTTGGCCCCGACGACGCCGATCAACTCCAGTACGCCGCCGTCGGCGTGAATGTGCCGCCCTACACCGTGCGCGGCATCGGCGAACTCCCGCGCCCGGGCTCGCTGCGCAGCGCGATCAACTATAGCCCAGACCCCAAGAAAGAATTCTTCGTTACCTCCGTCATCGCCGCTGATTCCAACCGCTTTGTGCAGCGCGTCGCCGACGATCTCGCCCTCTCGCACGCACGCGACGTGCTCGTGTTTGTCCACGGCTTTAACGTCTCGTTCGAAGACGCCGCCGTGCGCGCCGCACAGGTCGCGGCCGACATCGGCTTCGACGGCACCGTGATTCTCTTCTCCTGGCCTAGCGCGGCCTCCGTCACCGCCTACGTGCGCGACCAGCAGACGGCGCGCAACGCGGGGTTCTATCTCCAGCGGCTTCTCACGCGCGTCCTGCCGCTCGCGAAGCCAGACCACGTCCACCTGCTCGGCCACTCGATGGGCAGCGAAGTGATCGCCAAAGCGCTGTCGCTCACCGCTGTGGATGCGCCGCTCCCGCGCTTTGAGCAGGTCGTCTTCGCCGCCCCTGATTTAGACGCACGGGTTTTCCGCCGCGAAATCGCGCCGTTACTCCTGCCGCGCGCAGCGCGAGTTACGCTCTATGCCTCGAGCGACGACGAAGCCCTCCGCGCCTCTCGCTCCGTGAACGGCGTCTGGCGCCTCGGGCTCGGCGGCGACTCGCTCACCGTCATTGACGGCATGGACACCATCGACGCCACTCGCGTACGCGGCGACGCGCTCGGCCATACGCTCTTTGGCAATCAGGGGTTCCTCTCCGATCTCGCCGTGCTCCTGCACGACGGCAAATCACCGGTGGATCGGCGCCTGCTCGCGGTGAAACGCGGCGATCTCACGTTCTATCGTTTTCGCGGCGATCCGAAGTAA